GTCGTACGCCGTCTCCGCGACTCCGACTCCGCAAAAGAAATGTGGCTACAGCGGAAAAGGTTCCTCGTACTGGACGAAGAACCTGTACTCAAAGGAAACCAATTGGAGACGATTTTTCTCAAAGTGTGCAATCGATGTCTAAAAGTACTAGGCGGGCCACAATAAGAGCTATTTGTGAGGAGATTGTGGAAGAATTTAAAACTCTTGCCGTCCGTAGAAGCAGAAAGGCATCTAATGTTAAGGAAGTGAGTACAATTCGGCGTGTTTATAGTACCAGGCGGTCAACAAGATTGACGGAGCAGAGTAATGTTGAGTCAATTCCAATGGAGCAGAAAGAAGAAAAGATTGTTTCACTTGCTGCTGAGCTTTCAAAAATTGATCTGGTTGATGTTACAGATGATAAGAGTGTGTCCGGTATGTTTGTTAGTTATTCTTTGTTATTTTTGTTTGTCTATCTCACTTGCTAATTAGTATGATCGACTTAGAGCGCATATGTACTTCTAGCTTAGTAACATGTGCTCAATTAGTCTTCTAACCAAAGAATTACGATTCCTATGTCTACTGTTGGAAGGTCTGATTATAATATCTGTGAATAATTGGACTTTTAGATGTAGAGCCTGTTAAGTTTTGAAAATTGAATATTATCATGCTATTTTATAATCTGTGAATAATTGGACTTTTAGATGTGAAATAATCTGATAAGTTTAAAGGTTTATAATTGTCATGCATCTTTACTATAGATAATTTATCTGATTTTATGATTTATGATATGTTGATTACAATTTATGCAGTCATTGACATAGACATAGTGTTGCAAGAGCCTCTTATGAAATCAGATGCAGAGGCATTGGAAATTGTAAGCAATATTAAAGACAATGAGTTTAATGATCAAAAAACAAATTCTGAAAAGATCTTGAAGGTTGTTGATGAGTTAAATATTGTTCAAGTATGCCTTACTAATAGCTTGATGATTGAGAATGAGAATGAGAACGTGGGTAGTGTTAAAGAGGAAATAGTTAATGAACTGGAAGAAAAAGCTGAACTACTTGCTGAAGAAAAAGTTATTTGCGAGAGCTTGGTGATTAAAAATCAAGATCAGGGTATAAGCTTCGCTCTTTCTTTTTAAGTTTTATGGTGTTCAATCGTtttttcttcttgaccaagattATTTATGTTAAAATCTTATGAAGTGCCTATTTTGTTTACTGCTCTAGAGTATGCCATGGACACTGAGAATCCACATGAGCAAGTGCACGGCGTTTCACCAGAAAGTAGAACAGATTTGACTCATTTGAGAGGAGATAATAATCTGGACAAAATAGTTGATGAACAGGAAGAACAGCGATACTCTTGATGAATCACATTTTGTTCATAAAGTTATTGTTCACAACATGGAGATCGAGGAGAAGACTGAAGAAGAAAATGGTAAAGTTTTCTTCTAATCCTTTTTGTAAATTTCAAGGTTCGATTACAATTGGTCTATGCTTGGTCATGATTGTTTATTTCTTCAAAAACCTAATAGAAGACCTAATAGACCCAAATGGACTAACAGTGGATGAAGTTGTTATTATGATTTGCTCATGAAAAGTTAGATGTGAAGCAATTTGTGCAAGAGAAACCAATAAATCTTAGGCCATGAATTAATCACATATCATTATTGTGCATGGCACTAGGTATCCAGGTAAGTATATTATCAATTCACAGCTTTATTTACAGAGATGTGTTTGTATGTGCGTTAATAAGTTGCAAGCAAGCTAAAACATTTCACAAAAGAAAGGAGATTGTTATTTACTTCACTGTTTGTATATAGAACAACGGAGCTCACATGGAGAAGAGATGGACAGGACCTGATATGCTTGTAATCAAAGGTTTGAACGCCGGAGCGCTTGATCTCACACAGAATAACTGGGGGCACGAGGTACGTACGTTTAACTGGGGGCAATTCGATGTGTGTACTTGTAGTATCATGTTATAACAGTATAGTTTATAGAATAATGACAGAGTCGGCTTGTTACATAAAAATGTATGCCATGTAGGTTGGTGTTGGTGGTGAGAAGCTTCAGTTGTATACAGAGGAGGGAGCACAAAAAGTGAAATGAGGACCAGATACGGGACTAGGAACTCCAACAACATGGTATAAGGTAAATTATGTTGTCACCTTGCAATTTAAGTTGTTTAAAAAAACAGTTAAATGATTTCTTGACTTTTATCTGAAAGTTGTTTCTATGTACAATCACCATATTACATACCAGCAAGGGGAAAACCATCAGTCTAAACAAAATGATTAGTGGCTTGCTATGACAAACTTAACATGTAACGTACATGGATGCAGGCGTACTTTGATATTCCGCAAGGAGATGATCCTCTTGCTATCACCATGGACTCAATGCAGAAAGGGCATTGTTGGATCAACGGCAATAGCATTGGACGGTACTGGGCATCATTTATTACACCTCTTGGGAAGCCCTCTCAATCAGAGTATGTATCTGAATAATAGCCTGGTACCTGATACTTGCATAGCAGAATAGCATCTGAAACGTTATATAATTGACCAACTTCAAAATTTGGATGTAAAAATAATGTAGGTATCATATACCAAGGGCAACTTCCCCTTCAGTTCATTCATACGAGAGGAAAAGTAACCAGTTACGGCTATTGGATGATGGATTAAAAGAAGGAGCTCAACTACATTGCCCCGCCGGTAAAGTCGTTGAAAAAGTGGAGTTTGCAAGCTTTGGCGACCCTATCGGTGCCTGCGGATTGTATAGTCTTGGAAACTGCCACTCTCCCATTAGCCAGCAAGTTGTCGAACAGGTAACATCatacattagctccagtatgTTTCAAGACAGAATTCCTTTAACACCATTTTTCCCCTTCTTCTTGAAAGGAAAGGTCTGAGAGTTTGAAGCTTCAGGTGCAAGATAATATGATCAGGTTTTTTGTAATGTGTTGTTATAGTTTATTCATCAAACTAAGTAGAACCTTCTAATTATGTTACATGATCAGGTAGACAATTAATGTGCTCAAGTTGCAAGTTTTGACACCAATATCAATCACAAAAGAAAGCCCCTGGCACAGTACATCATTTTTTCATTTCACAATTAGCTCATTAATTATgttctgaagttgtttttctttTGGAGATTGATGTAACAATATATGATTCTTTCAGGATGAGCAGCAGTTGGACAACGTGGATAGCTACTCTGATAAATCAGCGGACTCTAAGCAAAGGTTTTCTGATGGAAGCACATACCCGTGGGATGCATTACCCATTAATGAGCTGGATGATAAGGTGTGCAACTGTGCAAGTAATTTAATTTTGTGCAAAGAAAAAAAACTACCCGAAGCTCTGCTAATTTATCCCTGTCCCCCCAAATCCCCTGTCTTAAGCTTTTGCTAATGTGACTTGAATTTTCATTCTGGGCACTGCATTCGTAGTCCAGATTCATGAAAAAAATAACTACCATATTTGTAGGTCCTCATATTGTGAAGCTGTTTTATTAAGATTGATGATGTAAGAATTTATGATCCTTTCAGGTTGAGCAGCTGTTGGATGACCTGGATATTCCCTTAAAGTTTTGTAATATTGAGCATAGACGTGTTAGTTTCTTTGCGTTCAACATGGGGGAACTTCCGCTGCTTCCCTGATTTGCTCAAATATAGGACAAAATAGAGACAAATATGTCAAAGCTGTAAACACAGTTTGATTATCTGAATTAGACCTTTGGTTATGCTATATATGAAGCTGAGTACAATAGTTACATGACAGCATTTTTTTGTATTGCTGAAACCAAAATCATGTGTAATGCAAGGTATGTGCCTTGGACAATGTATGTTGTAAAATTAAAAATGTAATatattgttgtgatgtaatatatcaAATTTATGATTACTACTTATATAGAAAAACACTAAAAAGAGTTTcaaaaaacactaaaaagcgTTGCAAAAAGGTTGCATCGGTACCCCACATGTTGGGCCCCACAAATATTGTACTGATAGCCCAACCCTATTGTAACACTTTTCAAGACCTATTGCAACCCCATTGGTGTTGCAATAGCACATTTATGTAACGGATAACCAGGGGTTGCAATAGGGTGTCACCGGGGTTGCAAAAAACTCTATGGCAACGCCTGAAATTGCAACCCCGAAAAAGAGTCGTCATAGCCTTTTTTTGGTCTTTAGCAAcgcttttttggcctttagtaacggtttcttggggttgcggaatccaatctatggcgtagtgttaaattttaaattggatactattaacaattttaaaattgttttaatccGTATGAACACCAAGAACACTAGTGTTCTGATTAACGTCGTTAGAATATTTTTGGCGAAAGGATTTAGATCAAAAAACGGAAAAGTTAAGTGACTTGAATACAGAATCTTTAGTTAATGGACCTAAACAATAAAACGCTAATAATTCAGGGATCTATTAATCAATTTGAAATTAAAATGTCTAAAATATCACTATTCGTAAAAATGGTCCCTACCATCATGTAACAAATATTTGCATTTATAAAACAACTGAAAGTGGGTGAAATGGTGGATTTGTTATTAGACTGAGAAATCGGGCACGCATGAAATTTTTAAACACATCATTCAATTTATTTGTTACTAGTTTAACAGACGGATATAAACCGTGGGTGGAATGGTGGATTTGTTATTAGGCTGAGAAATCGGGCATGCATGAAATTTTTAAACCCATCGTTCAATTCATCCCTTACTAGTTTAACAGACTGATATAAATCATACGTTTGTACCATAAATGCATCATAAAAATGTgttttcataaaattatttttataaaagaacAAATAGTTTCGTTTTGAATTCCAAAATTGTTGTAAATGAAAATTAAAATTGCGGGTTTTTAAAAAACGCATATAAAAGATGGGTTTTCAAACAATAAAAATGATCATTTTTTGAAATTGTGAAATTTTGGAGTATTTAATCTTAGGTAGTAATATTTTGTATAGCATTTTGTTTTATATAGGTGGTGACACCTACTTCTAAAAATAGTCTAAAACCATCATCTTCCACACATGCTTTTCTGCCTCTGAAGTCTGAACTGTCCTTGACTCGTAATTATTTGTAAAGTTTCGTCTATTGTCTTCAATATTCATGCTCTCCATATTAATAAATGGAAATTACATAATGTTCGTCATGAAATGCATTTAGATCAAATACTTCCAAGTCAAAATATTACATAACAAGGTTCGATAAACATCAGAAGTTCACCACCTACGAGTTCTGAGCTGAAATGATGGGTTACCTTAAGTAaagattaatttataaaatataatctAAGGACCTTATCAAAAGCCTGTTTAGTTACAGGACTAAATACATATACAAGTAAGTTTCTCTTTCCAGTTTAACCCCTTGGACAATAACAGGACTAGTTGCTTCTGCCCTTGCTAGTAGACACGGGAGCAGCGACCAAGCCTGAACTTTCAGAAGTATAGGCGGCATTGGACCCTGGTGTGAGACTCTCTGTAGTATTCTTGCTGAAAGTGTTGTAAGGAGCTGAACTCATCGTCCTAAATGTGAAACAATTGCAAGTCATAAGGTGAAATTATTAAAACTACTTCTAAGTCATTATTTTCCGTCTTCTGAGAGCCtacaaaaataaaactagaaATGGTGTGGACACTGAGAGTTCAAGAAGAATAATGGGAGGGTGAAAAATTAAACAGAGTTTAAGTTTTTACCTTTCTTTGCGCTTCTCCAAAAACCGAGCCAAGGATGCTTTGCGCGCTTGTGGTACAGCTGCACAAAATACTCAAGATGTGAGTTTCACATGGCTGACCCAACTCTAAAATTGCAATCTATTTATCATATTTTCCAAAGTATTATACACATCTGTATAATTGACTTTTGAAGACATCTAGCGAAGAATGGTGGGGAATGCATAAGATTCCGAGAATGATAAAGAATAGCATGCGGAATCAAATTAAACATGTTATCATTAATCACTTTTCCAAAATTTGAATGAAACATGTCATCATCCATCACTTGTCCTCCCTAACATGAGCGATCCTGTTTTTCTATTGACATGGTGTAGGAATGAATGGCAATACTTTACTTTTTGCCTGCAGTCCATTTTTAGGTAGTACATATGCAAACAAGTCCAAATTTTTTTTGTCTAACTGAAGGTTGAAGATAACGGCAACACGAACAAACTAGCAAACAAATGTTTTGAGCATGGGCTAGCACGCATTGCAGAATCTGAGTACCTGATTGCATCATGGTGGGGGCAGCAACGTGTCCAGCTGAGGTTACTATCTTTGTAGTTCCGTTAACCGGTGTGCTTGCACCGCCGTTGACTTTAGTTGGTCCATCATTGTTAGTAGAACCACCAACAGATATAGGGCTGGAGAGAGCAGAGCATGGTGATGAATTCATAAGTTGGCCCCTAAAGCCAATATCCTCTGCCACAGGTTTAGGGCTAGATGCCAGTTGGTGATGTTTTGgttgtgcaacattataagcaGCAGAAGGTGCATTGCCAGCCAAAAACATTATAGCCTGAGCCTGGATGAGATGCCAGCCGTAACAAATAGAAGTAAGCAATCATCACTTGAATCACAATAAATTAAATACTCCAATAgatgaacacacacacacacacatatatatggGGGAGGGAGGTTGAGGGAGaaagagagagggagggagagggagggagagggagagagagagagagagagagagagagagagagagagagagagagagagagagaacctTTTCAGGCGATATATCATCAAAAACATTCACAGTACCCCCATAAAAGATAGTCATCTGTGCAGGAGCCCTACAGAGTTATAGACCAAACCTCTAAGAGTGAGAACTATCCGAGGCAACCTTTATAATTTCACTATATTATCAATCTTAGCAAACAaatattctaattttattcaTCAACAATCTTGTTCTATAAACAAATACTAAGACAAGATAATCCTCACCGTTGTTCATTGGTCACTGCCTGAGAAGCAAAGGAAGGATTTGAGTGAGGGGCTGTGACTGGAACCCCTCCAAGATAACGTGGCTTTGTGGAAGCAGTGGTGAAATTCTGACCAGCAAATTGTGTCTTCAAGAAAGAGCTGTTCATTGATAGTGAAATTCCTTGGTTCATACCCCCGGCGGCCTTTAAATCATGAGAAGGAAGATGCACTGGGTGTGCAATTTGCTGAACGGGATAGTTTGTCATCGAAAAATAAGCTCTACCTTCCCTATTCTGATTAAAGTTTCTCTATAAAGAAAAAATCCATCAGAGATGATGGGAAAATGATAATCAGTCTCTTGCATTAAATTTACAATAGAAAAGCAAACATAATGGCCTCTAAATTAAGAGACGCTGAAACATCAACAGTAAACTAAATGAAATCACAGCCATGGCTGTGCATAGCAATCGTAGCATCATACTTTCATGCACAGCCAATATATGAGCTGTATGCATACATCTCAAGGATTAAATTTATTACAGATGAACAGAACCCCACACTGAATAAAGGCATCACACCTGGTTTTCACCCGACTGGAACTTATTGGATGGGTTGAATGCATCTGTCAGTCATAATAAAAGAGTAAATAAGAATGAAGTTTGATTCTGCACTATGCATAGTTAAGAAattcataagaaggaatatgCCTTACTTGTCAATGGCCACTGAGCTTGGGGGCATTTGAAAAATCCTACAAAATTCAAGATGGATAAAATTGGCCAGTGAGATATTGCAAATAAGATATAGTAATGAGAAAAGACCTGACAAGACATTCTGATTCTTCATAGAAACATAATAGATTAATAACCTCGTGTTCCTCAATCAATGATTTTCGAAGAAAACAACACGATATTTCACTGATCATGTGACATAGTAAGTGTTTGGAACAAAAAATTAATGCAGCATGATTCTACTTAAAAGATGAGTATCGACGATCTAATCTGGCGAAAAAATCGGTCATACAGGATGCATAAACTAAAAGGAGAAGATTTTCAGGAAAGGCAGGAAGCACATGTGTCTTGCCGCTTGCGATACTAATGAGTATACCTTATTGGTGGCAACTCATATCTACTTCAGAATTAGATAACAAAATAAACAAATGCAGCGGGAGCGGGAGTAGTGATTTATATAGGTATAAATGCATCCATTCTAACTTGCGACTATTTACCTGTGGCACTTGACAATTTAAGCACTTGGGAAAGTGGAAGCGGTTATTAAAGTATCTTAAACAGGTTACGTAATTGGGAAAAAAACCATTTGAATAAACAACTAGAAATAGCACCAGGACACTCCCCTAAACTATATCAATGCATTCAATCTTTTGCAAACATACTAGAATCAACCAGATCAGACTCTTCTCTAAGAAGAGCTCTTATGCATACAAACAGCATATACTGACTCTTTAGTTCTACATGCACTGCTGCCAAATCTACTCCATATGCTCCATAATTTCTATTAAATAAACCAAATTTCCGGGCAGACAATGCAACACAAATTAAAAAGAACAGAAAATTAGCTGCAGGGGCACGCCTTAAGCCAAAATAGAAATTTCATAAATTTTCAATGCAACCTACACAATTTGATTTATGAGGGTAAGACAGTAGTTGGACTCAAGAATAGCCTAACAACAAAATCTCTAAGCACTTCACAGTACAACAGATGATAATTGCTGAAAATATAATGAACTAACTAATCCTTGAGGTAACGCAATGAATCTGAAATTTCTTTGCAACATAATCCTATGGTACCATATTCATCCACTTGTGTTCCCTTTTCATTGTTGTAGGTTATGTTACTTCACCTTATTAAACAGATCTCTTAAGTCTCTTCTAGTAGTAATTCTTAAGAAAAAATATACAAATTTAATGTTGTACAAAAATATacaaatttaagaaaaaaaaaaccAAATATAGATAAATTCCACCATAAGCATTAGTTTCTAATTAGCTTTGAAGAACAAGAATTGCATGAAAGTTAAAATTCAACATATAATTACTTTGTTAAGTAAAAAGAGAACTGATCACAAAAGATAATACAATTAGTCTTCATATAATTCCAAGCAAACAAGTAGTGGTGCAAAATAACAGTAAGATGAAAACTAATCTCAACATGAACTAAAATCTGAACCCTGTTTAATAAAAGATAGAAACTTCAACAAAAGGGTACACGCTTGCAAAAATTAATACAGTAAAAATAAAATCTTGAGAGATTAATATACCTGGAGAGTCTTTGCATCCTTCAGAAGCCTCTTCTTTGATCATAATCACAGATTCTTTTAAATTCAACCCCATGAAATCTCTCTCCATCTTAAATTTTCAAGAACACCTTCACCTTAAAGCAAAAGTTGTCCACTTAATTACAATATCTTGGTAAAACACTAAAACtaaatcgagagagagagagagagagattatgACATGCTAAAATGCTTTAAACTGCAAGcaaaaggggggagagagagagagagagatggtgAAATATTATTCTTTGGGTTGAAATAGGGCTTGTGAGGGAAAAACTGGTAACCGGTATAACAAGTAACACAACCACGTGCTCCCAAATCTAGTGTTGTAGTAGCTACTACTACTAGTTGTAGttgtcacacacacacacttgaTAAAGCTGGTACCATATGTTTTCATTGGATATGGTGCAATGTATATCTATCTACACTGAATTTAACACGTGTATGTGAAATTTATATGTAAATTACTCCATTGCACTTGCTTCATGTGACTTTACTTTACAGGAGACATTCATGTGAATCTCAAATTTACATATCTCGTGTCGGTTGTGTTTATTAAAACTATATTTTTTTTATTGTTTCCTTCTATATTTAATTGGATTGCTTCTTTACACATGCTACAACTCCGAACTGAGGAAATTCAAAATATTAGATTCATACTTGACGCAAATTAAAATGTTAGATAACTagactaatttatttattttttctaagtTAAATAACTAGACTATTTAATAACTCGGATGTAAATAAAAGTAACTCTTTACTTAATATAGAACTATTTTACGACTATATATCTTGTTCACAATACTTAATATTTTCTACTATTAGCCtaccaattttttttaaaaaaaaataatggttaaatttaatgaatagtaactgtCAATGTGAACCATGGTCCGTGAATGTACAATGTTTTTTACACTTGCAAATACATAAACCCTACGCTACTATACTCTATTATTAGAAATCccttctttcttttttctttaaGCTGGTTGGCGCAATAGGCCAAAAAAAATAAATCTGCATTGTTTTTTAAGATCTATTTTCGTGTCTGCTTCCCATTTCATTTGTTTTGTCGGTTGGATTTCAATACAATATCGAACTCTATATTCTGTATTTAATATCATACtcattataatttatttaattgaGAAATTTTGGAAATGGTATTGAGGGATCGACAATCGGGCCGGCCGAAACGGATTTAGTAAAAATTAAACCTGAACCCGGTTACCAAGCCAGAACCCGAATCCGGAAAAGCACGAATCCATCAGGTTTTATCGGGTTCGATTCGAGTTTATAGATCTCTCTACCCAAATGTACTTTGATTCTCACAAACTCTAGCGAGGGATTACTATGATCTGATTCGAGGAAAGAGCTCGTAAGAATGACAATATTGAAATTATCGGGGGTTGAATTAGAGGTTAGAGAAAGTAATGGATCAGACATTTAAGGATGAAATTGTTGTTAAAACAAGGTAACAATCTTGTCTTACAGTATATTTGTTTTAAACCTTGCTACCGAAAATACATTTAACGATAATAATTTAGTAATGTTAGACTTTAATGCAATAATTTGTACAAAGTATAATCTATATTAGTACTAATATAAATAATGTATTATGTTATTTATTATACTAATACTActtgtatatatatgtgtaaaatattatttactccctccgtccctcccaaatgtttacatttgggttggacacggagtttaagaaaaaatgataaagtagtgggggaaaattaaaaaattgaataaagtagttggaccgattaatattatatgtataaagtgggtatagtggagagaagtagtggatgtagttattttaaaaattataaaaattttactatttttggaaagttttgaaatgtaaacaattgggagagacatccaaaaaaggaaagtgtaaacaaatgggagggataGAGGGAGTATATATTAACACGGATTTCGGTCCGGGTCCGATTTCGGGTAAGAACGAAACGGGTTTTCTGATTGGGTTCGAAGCCGTATGTCTTAAATTTAAACCCAATCCGAAAATAGTTtggatttaaaaataaatttcaaaCCTGAAATATTCGGATTCGATAAAATCCGATCGGATAGAAAAAAATCGGGTATTCGTTGATTCGATACAAAATTGTCATCCATAGTGTTCATAGTTAGCGGCCAAAAGGTAAGACAAGAAAGGTAATGATGTCATGAACAAGAGTTGTAATCGAGCTGAGGCAGTCACTAAATTGTCAAAAGCTCGACTCGAATTCGATTAACTCGAGATTAAGTTGGactaaatttttaattttaaactCGAAACTCGGTTCGTAAAAAATTTGATAGGTTCGAGTTTGgttcaaaatcttgaattgatTTCACTTAATATTGATAAAAACTAGAAATATAATCGGTTCGGCTCGAGTTCGATTCGATTAAGTATAAATAAATTAAtgaatatttatataaattaaaaagattaaaaataACAGAGACTCAATAAGACTCGCGAACTTTACGGGCCGAGTAATTTGAAGATTGAGTTCGATTTTATAAAGAATTCGAATAGTTCAAACTCCGCTCGATTATTCCCGAgccaaatttaaatattttacgaGTCGAATTTGATTAACTCACATAAGACAAAATTGGGCCTCAATTTTTTATAACATAAATGTGAAAAGAGATATATTCAAACAAATAAAACTATTAAAATACATtataaacataaaatatatttggacaaa
The sequence above is drawn from the Apium graveolens cultivar Ventura unplaced genomic scaffold, ASM990537v1 ctg5824, whole genome shotgun sequence genome and encodes:
- the LOC141702869 gene encoding uncharacterized protein LOC141702869, which codes for MSKSTRRATIRAICEEIVEEFKTLAVRRSRKASNVKEVSTIRRVYSTRRSTRLTEQSNVESIPMEQKEEKIVSLAAELSKIDLVDVTDDKSVSVIDIDIVLQEPLMKSDAEALEIVSNIKDNEFNDQKTNSEKILKVVDELNIVQVCLTNSLMIENENENVGSVKEEIVNELEEKAELLAEEKVICESLVIKNQDQEYAMDTENPHEQVHGVSPESRTDLTHLRGDNNLDKIVDEQEEQRYS
- the LOC141702873 gene encoding protein TIFY 7-like; the protein is MERDFMGLNLKESVIMIKEEASEGCKDSPGFFKCPQAQWPLTNAFNPSNKFQSGENQRNFNQNREGRAYFSMTNYPVQQIAHPVHLPSHDLKAAGGMNQGISLSMNSSFLKTQFAGQNFTTASTKPRYLGGVPVTAPHSNPSFASQAVTNEQRAPAQMTIFYGGTVNVFDDISPEKAQAIMFLAGNAPSAAYNVAQPKHHQLASSPKPVAEDIGFRGQLMNSSPCSALSSPISVGGSTNNDGPTKVNGGASTPVNGTTKIVTSAGHVAAPTMMQSAVPQARKASLARFLEKRKERTMSSAPYNTFSKNTTESLTPGSNAAYTSESSGLVAAPVSTSKGRSN